From the Papaver somniferum cultivar HN1 chromosome 2, ASM357369v1, whole genome shotgun sequence genome, the window TCATATACTTTTTAGTACATAGGTTTGCTCGAATGAGTCCAGGACTCGAGACCTCAGTCACCCAAAACAATATTTTAGTTCTTAGTACTTACCAAAAGTACTTGAATCCTTAATCACCGATTCAAATTTCATAGTTAACCAGCTGCCTCTTTGGGGCCGGTCTGGCTACAAATGATATTACACTACCCCTAAATATATATGATTGACAACTTTTGAGATGACATTACAGTCCACACACACCAATAATCTATCTACTATAATGCATCAAGGACTTCTTCACGTGGAGGTCCCCTTAAGAGTTAAATGTCGATTAAAGCATATATTTGTTGGCTTCTAGTCTTACTCTTCATATCATCACAAGTTCACAGTAGAAGTCTCACTTCAAGAGATGAATAGAACAATGGTGGTGACTTGTGAACTTGATTTCCTTGTAGTAGTACTAGTGTTACTTTTCACTTATCACATATGGGACAGTTTTAGAAAATTTCTATATAAGGGATCCACATTGTTGCCGAtgataattaaaaagaaaaaaagaaaaaaagatccaCATTGTTCGATTCTAATAAGTTTAATTAATAGTAAGCGCATTAGGCAATGGCAACCCAATATAGTCTACTATTATGTGTTCTTAACATACTTGTATTTTTGGTTCCGGAGATCACGGGAACAAATAAAATTCCTGGTATTATTGGATTTGGAGACTCTACGGTTGATGCAGGAAACAACAATCAAATTCCAACCTTGGCAAAAGGTAATTTTCTACCATACGGACAAGATTTCGGAGGTGGAAAACCCACTGGAAGGTTTTGCAATGGTCGGTTGGCAACTGATTTCTTGTCAGATATGTTAGGGATTAAACATTCGATACCGGCATATCTGGATCCAGATTTTGGTATTGAAGATTTTGCTACCGGAGTTGCATTTGCTTCAGCTGGAACTGGTTATGATGTTGCTACGTCGAAAGTGTTAGTAAGTTCATCAACTCAGTCCACTCTCGCATAAATACATATTCGACTGTTCTTATCATATTACCTGTCTGTTTTGACCGCAGGATGTGATACCCCTAGCAAAAGAATTGGAATACTTCAAAGAGTACCTGAAGAAGTTAACATCCTTGTTTGGAAAGGATAGCGCAGTAGAGACTGCAAGAGAATCATTGTACTTTATCAGCATTGGAACGAACGATTTCATCGTGAATTACTTCACTGTCCCAGGACGTTCATTTCAATTTACGGTAGCGGAATACGAGAATTTTCTCCTTGGTATTGCTAGAAATTTCCTTATCGAACTTTACAGTCTGGGTGCTAGAAAAATAGGATTAGTCGGGCTTCCTCCTAGTGGTTACCTACCAATAGCAAAAACTGAGAATCACGTTTCAGGGAGACCGAATTTGGAAGAGTTAAATGAAGCTAGTAAAGAATTCAATGTTAAGTTACAAAATTTGGTAGTGAGCTTGAGTAAAGAGCTTGAGGGGATCAAATTGGTGTACGCAGATATCTACGGTCCTATTCTACATATCATTCTGAATCCAAATTTATATGGTAAATTCTGGTTTTTGATGTTTCAGCTAAACTGTGAACTATTTAGAGTAAACGTGGTCACGGAGCAAATAATTTAGAGCACTGGTTGTTCTTGTAGAGCTAACTTCTTTGTTTTTTCTCGTTTGTGAACTGTGCATGGGTGCCATAAAGGATTTGAGAatgtaatgtggaacaaggtaaaagaaagcaatactagattgctataagcaagaagagaagagaattcaaacatgaagagaaaaataagttttgtgtttaataatttgattgagtaaaagatagctcttacaagacttaatctagcctttatataggcttgaagaataactaaactaggaaacagaaaactaaaaggaaatctaaaagaatcctaaaaataagaaagactgaaactaggaaaccatggaagccaaacctctaagcggaatcttctggaattgtagtatgccctgcatcagtccccctTCTAGAGcaaagctcgtcctcgagttgtccaaacaaaccagaagttcattgtcaccatgaaacgtaaaaatctcttgaacattaaatgtgttggagatattccaatcatttggtagatcaataacataagcattatcattgatcttctttaaaacattgaaaggaccatatttcttcatcttggttttgttataagtacccactggaaatctctcttttcttagatgtatcatcacgagctccccttccttgaaggttttaaacctcttgtgtttatcagcatcctctttatatttagaattggacttctccagtttagattttacttcattatgtaattcagtttctttgtctacaaaagagtcggttgcagtgtttgtactctgtgtggtgggtaaggctaccaaatcaagagtatgattaggtactttagagtacacaatctcaaatggagttttctcagtagaacgattcacaaaagtgttgaaagcgaattccatatgtggcaataacacatcccactgcttactattatccaggcacttagctctaatcaaattcccaagtgatctattaacagcctcagtctgtccatcagtttgcggatgtgaagttgtgctgaattgtagaactgtgcctaagcgcatccataaacttttccagaaataactcaaaaatttggtatctctgtcagaagtgatagactttggaaccccatgcaatcttactacttatttaaagaacaaagaagaaacattagaagcgtcagttgatttcttacaagccacgaagtgagccattttagagtaacgataaactacgaccataacagaatcattacctctagcagtacgaggtaaaccaagtataaaatccatacttatatcaacccaaggtgcatcaggaactcgtaaaggagtatacaacccgatattttgaattgtaccctttgctctctgacagaccatgcatttttgtacgaacttttgtacatcacgttttAAAGATGaccagaaatatctttcttcaatcagggaaatggttttatctcttccaaaatgaccaccaagaccactgccatgtaattctcgcataagatgtaaacgcaaagacccttgaggaatacataatcgattccctttaaaaagaaaaccttcttgtataagaaaatcatcaaccccatgagtttgagaactgcattgatcccgtagttttccaaaatcttcatcttctggataaatgtctttgatatagtcaaatacataactctcattacgaattgtagttaatagatgacttattctacttaaggcatcaacaacttgattcaatttgccacttttatgtctcacggagaaagtttacctgttgagtgtggaaagccatcgatcatgctttctgttaactttagcagaagtattcaaaaacttcaaagcatggttgtaagtgttgacaacaaattccctatgtataagataagtatgccacttCTTAAtagattgaacaagagccaataactctaattcatatgtagaccatttcttttgtgcatctgaattcttctcattgtaatatgcaattggatgaccctcctgtgataatactgcaccaataccaacaacagatgcatcataatctatttcaaaaggcttgttgaaattcggaagtgcaagaattggtgccgTAAAAAGcttttttttaagaagaataaagcttttatccattgcttccgtccactcaaacttctccttcttgagacagtcagtcaaaggtgcagaaatagagctaaagttcttcaaaAATCTTCGATggaaagaagccaaaccatgaaaactacgaacatcacgaatagaagtaggaactggccaatcttcaattgcttgaactttagaaggatcgacatgaataccatcagtagaaatcacatatcccaaaaatgttactgaagaagccatggaggtacacttcttcaaattaacatataaagagttgtcagcaagaacttgaaacacttgtgaaagatgttggaggtgttctggctcactgcgactaaaaattagtatgtcatcaaaatagacaataacaaatttactgagaaagggttggagaacctgattcattagtcgcataaaagtactaggtgcattagataacccaaatggcatgaccagccattcatataaaccttcacgtgtcttgaatgctgttttccactcatctccacctcgaatgcgtatttggtggtaaccactgcgtaaatccaacttagtaaaaataatagagcccgacagtaaatcaatcatatcatcaatacgcgggatcggaaatctataaggaatggtgatgcgatttaatactctgcaatcgatacacatcctccatccattgtcttttttactaaccaagaaggcaggactggcacaaggactgttgctaggtcgtatcaaaccctttgtaagcaaatcatttacctgtccctgtaatatctcatgctcagcaggactcaagcgatagtgtgcttggtttggtaaagaggctccaggtagagctgtcaaacgggcaaTCTAGGGTCAACCCGACCCTAGCTTGACAAGCCATGTACGGGTTAGGGTCAtccctagccctagtactattcatgtACAAGCCAAAAACCCCAACCCTATCCCTAGACGGGttgcgggttggcttgttaaatGGGGTGGTTGAAACTAAAATCACTTAAATGTATAAAAATTTTAGTGGGCAGAGGGATCACTACTCCGTAATCCTAAATCAAATGAAATTTGGATTGTATTAAATCATTTAAGGAAATATGAACTTTGATTTCTAGCACAACACCCTAAAATTCTTAAATTAGTAACTTAAAATTCCTAAATTAGTAACTCACATGAaattgacgggttgacgggtaacccgcgggttgaccTTAACCCGAATTGTTTTTACTAGGGATAGATAtgacaaccctaacccggcttgtttatacaacaagccaagccgagccgggttaaaacaagccaagctaggtccaacccgcgggccgggttagaaattgacagctctagctccaggaataaaatcgatgcagtgttgaatattccgtaaaggaggtaatgcagttggtagttcatctgggaataaaacattatattgaaataataagggcttcacctttgcaggcaactcaatcataggcttagaatcttcatgggaatgtaaagaatgttgtgggtgtaaagaacgaataacagtggctacgacgGCATCAGTCTGCggacaagagtttgaagtggaattggatggacgaagaaccttggttttcccattatgaacaaaagtgtaagtattctcgaatccattgtgaaccgcgtgaagatcgtattgccaaggtctgccaagaagaagatgggttgccgtcatattaatgacatcacatagaactgtgtcttcataaccctcaaaagagaatgacacatatcactgaagggtaatcttctgtgtgctagaggaattaacccatcctacagtgtaaggttctggatgagaagttactggtagttcaagcttcttaactacgtgatcagcaatataattatccacactgccactatcaattatcatcttgcagattttacccccaatataacatctttatttaaaaatattgtgtctctgagacttgcattgttgagtaagaaataatggacgaatcatcccaacaaactcgtcgttatcaccaggtgagtcttcatcttcgaactcattaagcgcaccagtgacttcattaatgaactgaggttcaccaatcaaagcattgaatttccgacaatcactagaagtgtgccctgattgctgacatttattgcacttatctccacgaaattttgtataagcattattagctcgctgttgcggtggaaattgttgttgcctgttatgaaaccgattccctgtagtaggaggagttggttgcagagagtgagactgttgacccggctgaagatcaactggattggataagataggtgtagccagaggtggagtataaggcacaatatggctaggttgtcgatgtgaatggccaacatcatcataaggaggcctgggaatattcaaaacagtatctggagaaaagttttgagatgaattggtacccctgtaagtattttgataacgcccttgtctggatggataaatcctagaagaacgaataagacgattttttatcttaatagcttgctgcacagcttcgaccatagtaaaaactgaatgagtcataccatttagtattaatctattcagtccctcaatgaatcttgcaactaactgttcttcagattctttgagttgatttcgtgcgaccaaattataaaaatctgacacatattcttcaacagttcgtgccccctgctgaatgttttgtaatttgatgaaaagttgctgcataaagtatctaggtaagaacttatccctgatcaaagtttccatacgtttccaagtacgtattttcggtttgttagcgtttctacgatcatcacagatcttatcccatcaagctgcagctcctcctttgagtttgtatgtcacaagtttaaccttagaatcttcagggaccTCCATGAATTCGAAAGAAGCTTCTACCTtaaagaaccaatcagttagttcttcaatacgaaaatttccagagaagttgggaatatcagcttttagtttatattctggtaaagaactgtaagggttgtgaccagtttttaaacgtcgttcttcaatccaattcttctctagatcgttatcacgttcatcttcatcatcactgtgaagtgcaggagaaactatcttcttctttaaatgacctatgaaaccttcatacggtttcttaatgtttaaagtacgcaatacatcttcaggtacttcatcattctgtaaaaactgaagtatatcttctttagtttttccttctaagtctacaagctcaggcatatccaaatctagatttatatgttttgcaaccttcaaaagttgattctgcatggtttcaagcttggtatctcttaaccctaatttgtcctccatggacttctcaagagcttcagtaatgttttttgccaaaatctcggtatgagatttgatgagagcttcgattgctgctagagtaactggttgagcagtctttttttttttttttttgtatacgaaaAGGAACTAAAATAAAAGGACTGAAAGGATCAAGTTATAGgatgaaaacctaaaactaagcggttgataccaactaatgtggaatAAGGTAAAAGAacgcaatactagattgctataagcaagaagagaagagaattcaagcaagaagagaaaaataagttttttgtttaataatttgattgagtaaaagataactcttacaagacttaatctagcctttatataggcttgaagaataactaaactaggaaacagaaaactaaaaggaaatctaaaagaatcctaaaaataagaaagactgaaactaggaaaccatggaagccaaacttctaagcggaatcttctggaattgtagtatgctcTGCATCAGAATGTGGAGGAAGGATGTTGCGCAACAGGAACATTTGAGCTTGGGATTTTATGCAAAGCGGGAAATGTTATATCTTGCCCCGACCCGAGCAAATACGTATTTTGGGATGCAGTACACCCAAGTGAAAAGGTGTATGGCATAGTAGCTAATATACTGATGGATACGCTCATCTCTCATCTTGTTAATTAATTAGGTAACAGTGGAGTCAGGGAAGAAAATGTTAAAGAAACAAATCACATCCGCATATATATAAACATGATTATCCGTGTAATTATAAAGGATTTAAgaacaaaaca encodes:
- the LOC113351434 gene encoding GDSL esterase/lipase At2g04570-like gives rise to the protein MATQYSLLLCVLNILVFLVPEITGTNKIPGIIGFGDSTVDAGNNNQIPTLAKGNFLPYGQDFGGGKPTGRFCNGRLATDFLSDMLGIKHSIPAYLDPDFGIEDFATGVAFASAGTGYDVATSKVLDVIPLAKELEYFKEYLKKLTSLFGKDSAVETARESLYFISIGTNDFIVNYFTVPGRSFQFTVAEYENFLLGIARNFLIELYSLGARKIGLVGLPPSGYLPIAKTENHVSGRPNLEELNEASKEFNVKLQNLVVSLSKELEGIKLVYADIYGPILHIILNPNLYGKFWFLMFQLNCELFRVNVVTEQII